Proteins from one Paenibacillus sp. J23TS9 genomic window:
- the rfbC gene encoding dTDP-4-dehydrorhamnose 3,5-epimerase codes for MKVTSLPLKGACLLEPAVHGDNRGFFMESYNEADLKQQGITLQFIQDNQSLSAEPGVIRGLHYQLNPKAQTKVVRVVRGAIYDVIVDVRRSSSTFGQWVGVILSEYNHRQLLVPKGFAHGLCTLVPNTQVLYKVDEYYSPENDRGILWNDPALGIDWPASSPILSDKDQRHPLLKDAELNFD; via the coding sequence TTGAAAGTCACGTCTTTACCTTTAAAAGGCGCTTGCCTGCTCGAACCGGCTGTCCATGGAGATAACCGGGGTTTCTTCATGGAAAGCTACAATGAGGCTGATCTGAAGCAGCAGGGAATAACACTCCAATTCATACAGGACAATCAGTCCTTATCTGCGGAGCCGGGCGTGATTCGCGGTCTGCATTACCAGCTTAATCCGAAGGCACAGACTAAAGTCGTGCGTGTTGTCAGGGGAGCCATCTATGATGTCATTGTTGATGTCCGCAGAAGCTCATCTACTTTTGGTCAATGGGTCGGGGTCATTTTAAGCGAATATAATCATCGTCAGCTCCTGGTTCCAAAAGGATTTGCTCACGGGCTATGCACGCTCGTTCCAAACACCCAAGTGTTGTACAAAGTGGACGAATATTATTCCCCCGAGAATGATCGCGGCATATTATGGAACGACCCTGCGCTGGGAATCGATTGGCCCGCTTCCAGTCCGATTCTTTCGGATAAAGATCAGCGTCACCCGCTTCTGAAGGATGCGGAACTGAATTTCGATTAG
- a CDS encoding S1C family serine protease, giving the protein MKPMGKKRVILLFCSLMLLGGAAEAGAQSAVKTQTAAKTKATTTAAVKNQKNTASTKVQVPVDPVPQIIKDVSPSVVGIIGRSTDPADKAAANRNNLTHGTGVIIKSNGWIVTNAHVVNGLQSTVVVTADGKTYKITDTYVDETSDLAVVKINASNLVPAVFAKSAQSAQVGEKVVAIGTPISFSFRNSATVGVVSGLNRAINASYRLIQSDTAINPGNSGGPLVNMKGEVLGINSMKFAAVGVENMGFSIPAETVQYVINQLFKYGEVKRPSLGLNMEESWSAIVGLPTDDPLTITKVISDEARKAGIHENDVLYSIDGKRVTSVVDINEMFKSYMPGQTVKLLMQSDGDIVVRKLVLSQDSGENDDLPADDSGDEF; this is encoded by the coding sequence ATGAAGCCTATGGGGAAAAAGAGGGTCATTTTGCTGTTTTGCAGTCTTATGCTGCTTGGCGGGGCTGCTGAAGCCGGTGCGCAAAGTGCGGTGAAAACACAAACGGCTGCCAAGACAAAAGCGACCACGACAGCTGCAGTGAAAAACCAGAAAAATACGGCCAGCACCAAAGTGCAGGTTCCTGTGGATCCAGTACCGCAGATCATAAAGGATGTCTCACCGTCGGTTGTCGGCATTATCGGCCGTTCAACGGATCCTGCGGATAAAGCAGCCGCAAACCGCAACAATCTGACGCATGGTACGGGTGTCATTATCAAGTCGAATGGCTGGATTGTAACGAATGCGCATGTCGTCAACGGGCTGCAGAGTACAGTTGTTGTAACAGCGGACGGCAAAACATATAAAATTACGGATACATATGTAGATGAAACAAGTGACCTTGCAGTGGTCAAAATCAATGCATCGAACCTGGTACCCGCTGTATTCGCTAAGTCGGCGCAAAGTGCGCAGGTCGGGGAAAAGGTCGTAGCCATCGGTACGCCCATCTCCTTTTCATTTCGCAATTCGGCAACGGTTGGTGTGGTCAGCGGTTTGAACCGGGCGATCAATGCCTCCTACCGTTTGATTCAAAGTGATACAGCCATCAATCCAGGCAACAGCGGAGGTCCGCTGGTGAACATGAAGGGTGAAGTGCTGGGCATTAATAGTATGAAGTTCGCGGCCGTAGGGGTGGAAAACATGGGTTTCTCCATTCCTGCAGAGACGGTTCAGTATGTCATCAATCAGCTTTTTAAATACGGAGAAGTAAAGCGGCCTAGCCTTGGACTCAATATGGAGGAAAGCTGGTCCGCCATTGTAGGTCTGCCAACGGATGATCCTTTAACCATTACCAAAGTCATCTCTGATGAAGCGAGGAAGGCCGGGATTCATGAAAATGACGTCCTGTACAGCATTGATGGCAAACGCGTAACCTCTGTCGTGGATATCAACGAGATGTTCAAGTCTTACATGCCGGGGCAAACCGTCAAGCTGTTGATGCAGAGTGATGGAGACATCGTGGTTCGTAAGCTTGTGCTTTCACAAGATAGCGGTGAGAACGATGATCTGCCAGCAGACGATTCCGGAGATGAATTTTAA
- the rfbB gene encoding dTDP-glucose 4,6-dehydratase, whose amino-acid sequence MRLLVTGGAGFIGSNFILYMLQRHPNYKIINVDSLTYAGNLENLKTASNNPNYSFSKTDITDAQGIDLLFQQGIDVVVNFAAESHVDRSILEPDIFVKTNVLGTQVLLDAAKKYGVTKYVQVSTDEVYGSLGDAGLFTEETPLAPNSPYSASKAGGDFMVRAYYETFGMPVNITRCSNNYGPYQFPEKLIPLIISRALNDEPLPIYGDGLNIRDWLYVEDHCSAIDLVIHNGRIGEVYNIGGNNERTNIHIVKTILQELGKPESLITYVQDRPGHDRRYGIDPAKITQELGWKPKHHFETGIKETIQWYLHHKDWWTRIQSGEYKSYYAKQYGERLGDA is encoded by the coding sequence ATGAGACTACTTGTTACCGGCGGTGCCGGTTTTATCGGCAGTAATTTTATTTTATACATGCTTCAGCGTCACCCGAATTATAAGATCATCAATGTGGACTCGCTTACGTATGCGGGTAATCTGGAGAATTTGAAGACTGCTTCGAACAACCCGAATTATTCCTTTTCCAAAACAGATATTACGGATGCGCAAGGCATCGATCTGTTGTTTCAGCAAGGCATTGACGTGGTGGTGAATTTCGCTGCTGAATCCCATGTCGATCGGAGCATTTTGGAACCGGATATATTTGTAAAAACGAATGTGCTCGGTACACAAGTACTGCTGGATGCTGCCAAAAAATATGGCGTGACCAAATACGTTCAAGTATCTACGGATGAGGTATACGGCTCTTTGGGTGATGCCGGACTTTTCACAGAGGAAACACCGCTCGCCCCCAACAGTCCGTACTCGGCAAGTAAGGCCGGAGGAGACTTCATGGTTCGTGCCTATTACGAAACCTTTGGTATGCCGGTAAATATCACGCGCTGTTCGAATAATTATGGACCTTACCAGTTTCCTGAAAAATTAATACCGCTTATCATCTCCCGCGCCTTAAACGATGAACCTTTGCCTATCTATGGCGATGGACTAAATATCCGGGATTGGCTCTATGTCGAGGATCATTGCAGCGCGATCGATCTTGTTATCCATAACGGCCGCATCGGGGAAGTGTACAACATTGGGGGCAATAACGAGCGCACCAATATCCATATCGTAAAGACGATACTTCAGGAGCTGGGCAAGCCGGAATCTCTCATTACGTATGTACAGGACCGCCCCGGACATGATCGCCGCTACGGAATTGATCCTGCCAAGATAACTCAGGAGCTGGGCTGGAAGCCGAAGCATCATTTTGAGACAGGAATTAAGGAAACCATCCAGTGGTATCTCCATCACAAGGATTGGTGGACCCGCATTCAGTCTGGAGAATATAAATCCTATTATGCCAAGCAATACGGTGAACGGTTAGGGGATGCGTAA
- a CDS encoding copper amine oxidase N-terminal domain-containing protein has product MGKKGHARMKRTAILKMGSALLACSVIFSAAVPAWADSAAADRLTFKVKTGSTSAFMNGKEEKIIKPYSDHGVVMVPLGLFKRTFGSEVRLENSNVVKVMYGAHTISMTIGSHIAWVDGRKVKLDAAPAMVSGTLMVPLRLVAEGIGASIAPESTGSLTVSLTPSEDAVDDEDVGIDADLGKTKIGNSFYQWTMNYPSGLILGSGEQDESIVSFSDSEDTYYFEVHAKDQDVKLGADELLEQLVEDAKDAGEIVVDRESFPQAKVPYARIIAKDGDGTFWESRMYYSNDRVYEVYFADLKAANYKDLKKYAGLLNSFSPGYNAADKTVKDLSTVKNGMWREYNDDYGVSLDVPAGWSVDNTNMYYESKDGSYLKLNVSSSPKGSSLEQWSEDMKTWLKESFVQDAYQIVNTYPMEISGEKGLVNEVRYNYGDGWATEYEVMILHNGYRYYTEYTVPEDQKGDLSKFKDLMNSIDIDFKVVSDTFGKMEEDAFLISKSKTTTKTSKAFQYQINIPQYWTANQDKFEKSPIEYQFVGGRFRITAEKSTSLEAAVSQLKSYYTEAAKYQKDLKLEKTENITFAGEPAVSITLHQVKDGIPYSARQILLQKNDIVYTISTSLNDANATASQKDALEQTLKSFAWTPSKSDLIKQP; this is encoded by the coding sequence ATGGGGAAGAAGGGACATGCACGGATGAAGAGAACTGCGATTCTCAAAATGGGCTCTGCGCTTCTGGCGTGCAGCGTAATATTCTCCGCGGCTGTACCCGCTTGGGCGGATAGTGCGGCAGCGGACAGGCTGACATTCAAAGTGAAAACAGGCAGCACATCGGCTTTCATGAACGGTAAAGAAGAGAAGATCATCAAGCCTTACAGTGATCACGGAGTCGTGATGGTACCGCTTGGCCTCTTCAAGCGAACCTTTGGCAGTGAAGTACGGCTCGAGAACAGCAATGTGGTCAAAGTGATGTATGGAGCGCATACGATTTCCATGACGATTGGCAGTCATATCGCTTGGGTGGACGGACGCAAAGTGAAGCTTGACGCTGCACCTGCCATGGTTTCCGGCACACTGATGGTACCACTAAGACTGGTTGCTGAAGGGATCGGAGCGAGCATAGCTCCAGAAAGCACCGGATCGCTTACCGTGAGTCTCACCCCGTCCGAAGATGCTGTGGATGATGAAGATGTAGGAATTGATGCGGATCTTGGTAAAACCAAAATCGGCAACAGCTTCTATCAATGGACGATGAATTATCCGAGCGGTTTGATTCTTGGCAGCGGAGAGCAGGATGAGAGCATTGTCTCGTTCAGCGATTCGGAGGATACCTACTATTTTGAGGTACATGCCAAGGATCAGGATGTGAAGCTGGGAGCAGACGAGCTTCTGGAACAGCTGGTAGAGGACGCCAAGGATGCCGGAGAAATAGTGGTGGACCGGGAGAGCTTCCCGCAAGCCAAGGTGCCTTATGCCCGCATCATCGCTAAAGATGGTGACGGAACGTTCTGGGAAAGCCGGATGTACTATAGCAATGATCGCGTGTATGAAGTGTATTTTGCCGATCTGAAGGCTGCGAACTATAAGGATCTCAAAAAATACGCCGGACTCCTGAATTCCTTCAGTCCCGGTTACAACGCTGCCGATAAAACGGTTAAGGACTTGTCCACCGTCAAAAACGGCATGTGGCGCGAATATAACGATGACTACGGTGTTTCGCTTGACGTGCCAGCCGGCTGGAGTGTGGACAACACGAATATGTATTACGAAAGCAAGGATGGAAGCTATCTGAAGCTGAATGTGTCCTCCTCTCCAAAAGGCTCGAGTCTGGAGCAGTGGAGCGAGGATATGAAGACATGGCTGAAGGAATCCTTCGTGCAGGATGCATATCAGATCGTGAATACATATCCAATGGAAATTTCCGGTGAAAAGGGACTTGTGAATGAGGTCAGATATAATTATGGTGACGGCTGGGCAACAGAATATGAGGTCATGATACTGCATAACGGATATCGCTACTATACCGAATACACTGTACCTGAGGATCAAAAGGGTGATTTGAGCAAGTTCAAGGATTTGATGAATTCCATTGATATTGACTTCAAGGTGGTCTCCGACACCTTCGGTAAGATGGAAGAGGACGCGTTCCTGATCAGCAAATCCAAGACAACGACCAAGACATCCAAGGCATTTCAATATCAAATCAATATCCCGCAATACTGGACGGCGAATCAGGATAAATTCGAAAAATCACCGATTGAGTATCAGTTTGTAGGTGGACGATTCCGCATAACGGCTGAAAAATCCACTTCACTGGAGGCAGCGGTCAGCCAGCTGAAATCTTACTATACCGAAGCGGCAAAATATCAAAAGGATCTCAAGCTGGAAAAGACGGAAAACATCACATTTGCAGGTGAGCCTGCCGTGTCGATTACACTGCATCAAGTGAAGGATGGCATACCATACAGCGCGCGCCAGATTTTGCTGCAAAAGAATGATATTGTCTATACGATCAGCACATCTCTGAATGATGCGAATGCAACGGCTTCGCAAAAGGATGCACTCGAGCAAACCCTGAAATCTTTTGCATGGACGCCGTCTAAGAGCGACTTAATCAAACAGCCGTAA
- the rfbD gene encoding dTDP-4-dehydrorhamnose reductase → MKVLVTGANGQLGKDMVLLLLQKGHEVQACGRTELDITSQEQCMRMMAAFHLDVVIHCAAFTAVDAAEDDIDKAYQVNADGTRNIAVAAEKAGAKLVYISTDYVFDGQSMLPYREYDNTDPQGVYGKSKRAGELLAQTLSSRYFIVRTSWVYGMHGNNFVKTMLRLGQEKPLVQVVHDQKGSPTYTMDLAGFLLELIQTEKYGIYHASNRGECTWFEFAQAIFEEAQQVGLTIAAQLEPCTTAQFPRPAQRPANSVMDHVSIRTNGFHDLRHWRAGLKDFIHLLNKPVSE, encoded by the coding sequence ATGAAGGTTTTAGTGACGGGGGCGAACGGACAATTAGGGAAGGATATGGTCCTTCTATTGCTTCAGAAAGGGCATGAGGTTCAAGCCTGCGGCCGTACCGAGCTTGATATCACCAGCCAGGAGCAATGCATGCGAATGATGGCAGCCTTTCATCTGGATGTTGTCATTCATTGTGCCGCCTTTACAGCTGTGGACGCTGCCGAAGACGACATCGACAAGGCCTACCAGGTCAATGCGGACGGAACAAGGAATATAGCTGTTGCTGCTGAGAAGGCGGGAGCCAAGCTGGTCTATATCAGTACGGATTATGTTTTCGACGGTCAATCCATGCTTCCCTACAGGGAGTATGACAACACAGATCCGCAGGGCGTGTATGGTAAATCCAAGAGAGCGGGCGAACTGCTGGCGCAGACCCTGTCTTCCCGTTACTTTATCGTCCGGACATCATGGGTATATGGCATGCACGGGAATAATTTTGTGAAGACGATGCTTCGCTTAGGTCAGGAAAAACCGCTTGTCCAAGTGGTTCATGACCAAAAGGGATCCCCTACCTATACGATGGATTTGGCGGGATTTCTGCTGGAGCTGATCCAGACGGAGAAATACGGGATCTACCACGCATCGAACCGCGGGGAATGCACTTGGTTTGAGTTTGCTCAGGCTATTTTTGAGGAAGCTCAACAAGTTGGGCTTACGATCGCTGCTCAGCTCGAGCCATGCACAACAGCGCAATTTCCACGGCCTGCCCAGCGTCCGGCTAATTCAGTCATGGATCATGTGTCGATCAGGACCAATGGTTTTCATGATCTGAGGCATTGGCGTGCAGGACTCAAGGATTTCATTCACTTGCTTAATAAACCAGTCTCTGAATAA
- a CDS encoding helix-turn-helix transcriptional regulator: MKAPNDQQQAVKIYKALGEPTRLKIALLLREESDQCCSVLGDKLQTVAISTLSHHLKQMAESGLLTFRKEGTFIYYSLDKEVAAKYAPYLLD, encoded by the coding sequence GTGAAAGCACCTAATGATCAGCAGCAGGCCGTGAAAATATATAAAGCGCTTGGTGAACCTACCCGTCTCAAAATCGCTCTGCTCTTGAGAGAAGAAAGCGATCAATGCTGCTCCGTCTTAGGTGACAAGCTGCAAACCGTTGCTATCTCGACTTTGTCCCACCACCTAAAGCAAATGGCAGAATCCGGACTGCTGACCTTCCGCAAAGAAGGAACCTTCATATACTATAGTTTAGACAAGGAAGTCGCTGCTAAGTACGCTCCATACCTGCTTGATTAA
- a CDS encoding sugar phosphate nucleotidyltransferase — MKAIILAGGTGSRLYPLTKVTNKHLLPVGKYPMIFHSVSKLKQAGLTDILVVTGKEHMGDVVSLLGSGRDMGVYFTYKVQDEAGGIAQALGLSEQFVGGDQMVVILGDNVFEDDITPFVEKFRSQKNGAKILIQEVQDPCRFGVPELQDERILSIEEKPEQPKSQYAVTGIYMFDSQVFDIIRTLEPSARGELEITDVNNSYIKRNELTFDVLRGWWTDAGTHASWSRANELAQEIMFSEEFGKFKL; from the coding sequence ATGAAAGCAATCATTTTAGCCGGAGGTACGGGTTCCCGCTTGTATCCCTTAACCAAAGTGACGAATAAACATCTTCTTCCTGTGGGTAAGTATCCTATGATTTTTCATTCTGTATCGAAATTGAAGCAGGCTGGCCTAACGGATATTCTGGTTGTCACAGGGAAGGAGCATATGGGAGATGTCGTGAGCCTGCTTGGAAGCGGCCGGGACATGGGGGTTTATTTTACATACAAGGTTCAGGATGAGGCAGGAGGCATTGCGCAGGCCTTGGGCTTGTCCGAGCAGTTTGTGGGCGGAGATCAGATGGTGGTTATTTTAGGAGACAATGTCTTCGAGGATGATATTACGCCATTCGTTGAAAAGTTCCGTTCACAAAAAAACGGTGCCAAGATTTTGATCCAGGAGGTCCAGGATCCTTGCCGTTTTGGGGTGCCTGAGCTTCAAGACGAACGTATTCTTTCTATTGAGGAAAAACCGGAGCAGCCCAAAAGCCAATACGCTGTCACGGGAATTTACATGTTTGACAGTCAGGTATTTGATATTATCCGGACATTAGAGCCATCCGCACGGGGCGAACTGGAAATCACAGACGTAAATAATTCATATATTAAACGTAATGAGTTAACTTTTGATGTTTTGCGCGGCTGGTGGACGGACGCGGGTACTCATGCCTCGTGGTCCCGGGCGAATGAATTAGCGCAGGAAATCATGTTTAGCGAGGAATTTGGCAAATTCAAATTGTAA
- a CDS encoding U32 family peptidase has product MNTKDLRREDVELLAPAGDWDCMRAAVANGADAIFFGVEKFNARARANNFLMAELPEIMSFLHSYGVKGFLTFNILVFENELEDAKELIDACVDAGVDAVIVQDLGLVKLIREISPDFPIHGSTQMTITSPEAVEFTKPWGMERVVLGRENNLKQIQKIGEQAKLPMEVFVHGALCVSYSGQCLTSEMWGGRSANRGECAQACRLPYDLMVDGEQKPMGDVAYLLSPKDLAAIDLMPELIEAGVTSFKIEGRLKTPEYVANVVSKYRKAIDRYFEGDQTKPSEEEMRELQQSFSRGFTHGFLEGTNNKKLVDGTFPKSRGVYVGRVEQILRDGVVCKIEAPLKRGDGIVFDAGDPTKKEEGGRIYDLRRKGVKLEGEAGEGWIVDIVPGRSDVDLQKLHVGDRIWKTNDPALDKRLRQTFETEKPYRVFPVHVKAFGHAGGLLTTVWTDVQKGTTVQVDSELELEIAKKRPMDYALLEEQFGRLGGTLFQLEQLDVDLQGDVIVPMRELNSIRRRAVELLEGERPKAPVYVKRAATVYSDAAHSASPVPRGEAKLTALCRSLPQVEAALEAGVEFIYADFEFIKQFKEAVETVRAAGKRIALVTPRIHMPIENGIHKNILRLQPDAVLVRNTGALYFYLRERMLNPDAKHPQLIGDFSLNIANHKAVDLFLEAGCDTVTPSYDLNIQQMVDLLGRSDTSRMEIVIHQHMPMFHTEHCVYCTFLSEGTDYTNCGRPCEEHRVSLQDRIGMSHPVRVDEGCRNTVYNAIEQSGAEYLTNFMELGVSNYRVEFLEETPDQVHEVIELYKRALRGEISGTQVWKTLKATNQLGVTRGQLVK; this is encoded by the coding sequence ATGAACACGAAAGATTTACGTAGGGAAGATGTGGAGCTGCTGGCACCTGCTGGTGATTGGGACTGCATGCGGGCGGCGGTAGCGAACGGAGCGGATGCCATCTTTTTCGGTGTGGAAAAGTTTAACGCCCGGGCACGTGCCAACAATTTTCTGATGGCCGAGCTCCCGGAGATTATGTCATTTTTGCACAGCTATGGAGTAAAGGGCTTTTTGACGTTTAACATTTTGGTGTTTGAAAACGAACTTGAGGATGCCAAGGAACTGATCGATGCTTGCGTTGATGCAGGCGTCGATGCTGTCATCGTTCAGGATTTGGGATTGGTCAAGCTGATTCGTGAGATTTCACCGGACTTTCCGATTCATGGATCGACACAAATGACGATTACTTCCCCGGAAGCGGTGGAGTTTACGAAGCCTTGGGGCATGGAACGCGTTGTTTTGGGACGCGAAAACAACCTGAAGCAAATTCAAAAAATCGGCGAGCAGGCCAAGCTGCCGATGGAAGTATTCGTTCATGGAGCGCTGTGTGTATCCTATTCGGGTCAGTGCCTGACCTCGGAAATGTGGGGCGGACGCTCGGCAAACCGCGGCGAATGCGCGCAGGCCTGCCGCCTGCCGTATGACCTGATGGTGGACGGCGAACAAAAGCCGATGGGAGACGTCGCTTATTTGCTTTCCCCTAAGGATTTGGCCGCCATTGATCTGATGCCGGAACTGATTGAAGCGGGCGTCACTTCATTCAAAATTGAAGGCCGTTTGAAGACCCCGGAATATGTTGCAAATGTAGTGAGCAAATACCGCAAGGCGATTGACCGTTATTTTGAAGGGGATCAGACGAAGCCAAGTGAGGAAGAAATGCGTGAGCTGCAGCAGAGCTTTTCACGCGGATTTACGCATGGATTCCTGGAAGGCACGAATAATAAAAAGCTGGTGGACGGAACATTCCCGAAAAGCCGTGGTGTCTATGTCGGCCGTGTAGAGCAAATTTTGCGTGATGGCGTGGTCTGCAAGATTGAAGCCCCGCTTAAGCGTGGCGACGGTATCGTATTTGATGCAGGAGATCCGACCAAGAAAGAAGAAGGCGGACGTATCTATGATCTTCGCCGTAAAGGCGTGAAGCTCGAAGGTGAAGCAGGCGAAGGCTGGATCGTTGATATCGTTCCTGGCCGCAGCGATGTGGATCTTCAGAAGCTTCATGTAGGAGACCGTATCTGGAAGACGAATGATCCGGCGCTGGACAAACGCCTGCGTCAAACTTTCGAAACGGAGAAGCCATACCGGGTTTTCCCGGTGCATGTGAAGGCATTCGGCCATGCCGGCGGCCTGCTGACCACGGTTTGGACCGATGTGCAAAAAGGCACGACGGTCCAGGTGGACTCGGAGCTGGAACTGGAAATCGCCAAGAAACGGCCGATGGACTATGCACTCCTGGAGGAGCAGTTCGGCCGTTTGGGCGGCACCTTGTTCCAGCTGGAGCAGCTTGACGTCGACCTGCAGGGCGACGTCATCGTGCCTATGCGCGAGCTGAACAGCATCCGCCGCCGTGCGGTGGAGCTGCTTGAGGGCGAGCGTCCGAAGGCGCCCGTATATGTGAAACGGGCGGCAACGGTGTACAGCGATGCCGCGCATAGCGCATCGCCAGTGCCACGCGGTGAGGCGAAGCTCACCGCGCTGTGCCGCAGCCTCCCGCAGGTGGAGGCTGCGCTGGAAGCCGGCGTCGAATTCATATACGCCGACTTCGAGTTCATCAAGCAGTTCAAGGAAGCGGTGGAAACCGTTCGTGCCGCCGGCAAGCGAATTGCGCTCGTAACCCCGCGCATTCATATGCCGATCGAGAACGGTATCCATAAGAACATCCTGCGCCTCCAGCCGGATGCCGTGCTGGTGCGCAACACCGGCGCGCTGTATTTCTACCTGCGCGAACGGATGCTGAATCCGGATGCCAAGCATCCGCAGCTGATCGGCGACTTCTCGCTGAACATCGCCAACCATAAAGCGGTGGATTTGTTCCTGGAAGCCGGCTGTGACACGGTCACACCGTCTTATGACCTGAACATCCAGCAAATGGTTGATTTGCTCGGACGCTCGGATACCTCGCGGATGGAAATCGTCATTCATCAGCATATGCCGATGTTCCATACTGAGCATTGCGTGTATTGCACCTTCCTCAGCGAAGGCACGGACTACACCAACTGCGGACGCCCTTGCGAAGAGCACCGGGTATCCCTGCAGGACCGGATCGGCATGTCCCACCCGGTTCGGGTGGACGAAGGCTGCCGCAATACGGTCTACAATGCCATCGAGCAGTCCGGTGCCGAGTACCTGACCAATTTCATGGAGCTTGGCGTATCCAATTACCGCGTTGAGTTCCTCGAAGAAACACCGGATCAGGTGCATGAGGTTATCGAGCTCTACAAACGTGCGCTGCGCGGCGAAATCAGCGGCACGCAGGTATGGAAGACGCTGAAAGCAACCAACCAGCTCGGCGTAACACGCGGGCAGCTGGTGAAATAG